A window of Solanum stenotomum isolate F172 chromosome 3, ASM1918654v1, whole genome shotgun sequence contains these coding sequences:
- the LOC125859600 gene encoding WAT1-related protein At4g08300-like, producing the protein MALEKFKPHLLMILVQICYTFLYFITEASFSHGMNPHVYVTCRNIVGGLVMLPFAYFLERKKRPKLTMALLLEFFVLSLMGVSLTLNMYFVSFTFTSPTFIASMLNTIAALTFVLAIILRLEIVNVGDPRGIAKIIGTLVSLAGVMIMTLYKGAILKNLWHPIIYIHQGNNVVKENWVKGSILTVASCITWAIWYIMQAYTLKRYPAQLSLTTWVSFVGAAQSAFYTVIVQHKRAAWTIGFNIDFWSTIYGGIVISGLVGYIQLWCTEQKGPVFVTMFNPLSTILVALLAYFVFGEKLYMGSIIGAIIVIVGLYLLLWGKEDPKSERKDEEKCCTTKKELHHEDDMMQKFTSDANPKDSKKTKQ; encoded by the exons ATGGCTTTGGAGAAGTTCAAACCTCATCTTCTTATGATTTTAGTACAAATTTGCTacacttttctttatttcattaCTGAAGCTTCATTCAGCCATGGGATGAACCCTCATGTCTACGTAACTTGTCGAAACATTGTGGGAGGTCTAGTTATGTTACCGTTCGCGTATTTTCTCGAGAG AAAAAAGAGACCAAAGTTAACTATGGCTTTGCTATTGGAGTTCTTTGTGCTTTCTCTTATGGG AGTGAGTTTAACATTAAACATGTACTTTGTGAGCTTCACTTTCACATCTCCAACATTTATAGCTTCTATGCTCAACACTATTGCTGCACTCACCTTTGTATTGGCAATAATCCTCag GTTGGAAATTGTTAATGTTGGAGACCCTAGAGGAATAGCAAAAATCATAGGAACACTTGTTTCTTTGGCTGGAGTTATGATTATGACATTGTACAAAGGAGCAATTTTGAAGAATTTATGGcatcctattatatatattcatcaAGGAAACAATGTTGTCAAGGAAAATTGGGTCAAGGGCTCAATTTTGACTGTTGCTAGTTGCATTACATGGGCCATATGGTACATCATGCAg GCTTACACATTAAAAAGATATCCAGCACAATTGTCACTGACAACATGGGTGAGTTTTGTTGGAGCAGCACAATCAGCTTTCTACACAGTCATAGTACAACATAAAAGAGCTGCTTGGACTATTGGTTTCAACATTGATTTTTGGTCTACAATATATGGG GGTATAGTTATTTCTGGTTTGGTGGGCTATATTCAATTGTGGTGCACAGAGCAAAAGGGACCTGTTTTTGTGACTATGTTCAATCCACTATCAACTATATTAGTGGCACTTCTAGCATACTTTGTGTTTGGGGAAAAGCTATATATGGGCAG cATCATAGGAGCAATAATTGTCATTGTTGGTCTTTACTTGCTCTTGTGGGGAAAAGAAGATCCAAAATCAGAGAGAAAGGATGAAGAAAAATGCTGcacaacaaaaaaagaattacaCCATGAAGACGATATGATGCAGAAATTCACATCAGATGCTAATCCCAAGGAttctaaaaaaacaaaacaataa